Within the Pseudarthrobacter sp. W1I19 genome, the region CGGCGAAGCGCAGGCCCATGGCCTGGAAGATGCCCTTGGGGTACTTGCGGACCACTTCGAACACGCCATAGCTGACTGCCTGTTCCTTCTCCACCAGGGCCTTGGCCTCCAGGAAGATGGGGGCTTCGGTGACGTGGGTACGGATGTAGTAGCCCACGAACACGATCACGGCGGAGAGCCAGAAGGCCACACGCCAGCCCCAGCCGAGGAAGGCCTCGCTGCTGAGGACGGAGGACATGATGAACAGCACCAGCGTGGCCAGCAGGTTGCCCACCGGCACGGCGGCCTGCGGCCAGCTGGACCAGAAGGCGCGCGACTTATTGGGGCTGTGCTCGGCCACCAGCAGGACGGCTCCGCCCCATTCGCCGCCGAGGGCGAAGCCCTGGATGAAGCGCAGGGCCACCAGCAGGGCGGGGGCGAGGTACCCGATGTCGGCGAAGCCGGGCAGGCAGCCCATCAGGAACGTTGCCACGCCCACAATCACAATGGTGAGCTGCAGCGTGGGCTTGCGGCCCAGTTTGTCGCCGATCTGGCCGAACACAATTCCGCCCAGCGGGCGTGCAACGAAGCCGACGGCGTAGGTGAGGAACGCCTGGATGATGCCGTCCAGTTCGTTCCCGGTGGCCGGGAAGAAGTACTTGCCGAACACCAGGGTGGCGGCGGTGGCGTAGAGGAAGAATTCGTACCACTCCACTACCGTGCCCACCATTGAGGCGGCCACGATTTTCTTTAGTCCGGATCCTTTGGATGCAGGTCCGGCAGTATTGTCCGCCGGGCGTTGTTCAACGCTCATGGGGTTTCTCCTAAGTGTCCACGGTGACACGTGCTGTGATCTCCAGCACCTGAATGGCTTCCCTGAGTATTGCTGCACAAACAAGCAGCTTCAATAGCCAAACCGGCACGAAGTATGTGCAGAATTGCAGATATGAAAGCGAACCCTGATGATTTGCTGGTCCTTTTGGCGGTGTCCCGCTCCGCAAAATTTACGACGGCGGCTCAGGCCCTTGGCCTCAACCACACCACCGTCTCACGCAGGATAGCCGCGCTGGAGAAGGCGCTCGGCGGCCGCGTCCTTGCACGCGCCACCGGCGGCTGGGAGCTGACGGACCTCGGCGCCCAGGCGGTGCAGGTGGCCGAACAGGTGGAAGCGGTGGTGGGCACGCTGGGAGCAGCAGGCAAGGCACCCGACCCGGTCACCGGCGTCGTGCGTATGACAGCCACCGACGGGTTCAGCGCCTACATTGCGGCGCCGGCCGTGGCCCGGCTGCGGCGCGACCACCCGGGACTCAGTGTGGAGGTGGTGACCATGACCCGGCGGGCGCTGCAGCAGCGCTCGGGCCTGGACATCGAAGTGGTGGTGGGCGAACCGCAGGTGCACCGGGCCGAGGCCGTGCGGCTGGGCGACTACAT harbors:
- a CDS encoding MFS transporter, whose translation is MSVEQRPADNTAGPASKGSGLKKIVAASMVGTVVEWYEFFLYATAATLVFGKYFFPATGNELDGIIQAFLTYAVGFVARPLGGIVFGQIGDKLGRKPTLQLTIVIVGVATFLMGCLPGFADIGYLAPALLVALRFIQGFALGGEWGGAVLLVAEHSPNKSRAFWSSWPQAAVPVGNLLATLVLFIMSSVLSSEAFLGWGWRVAFWLSAVIVFVGYYIRTHVTEAPIFLEAKALVEKEQAVSYGVFEVVRKYPKGIFQAMGLRFAENIMYYLVVSFAIVYLKTVHKYDTSSLLLALLIAHVIHFLVIPQVGRLADKLGRKPVYLFGAVSGAAWPFFAFPMFDTRSPVVIVAAVTIGLCLHAFMYAGQPAIMAELFPTRMRYSGVSLGSQVTSIFAGSLAPLLATQWLKDTGSWVPTAIYLLVACAITAVAVLSLRETKGIALEEVDQADAAREGLLPARTR
- a CDS encoding LysR family transcriptional regulator, which codes for MKANPDDLLVLLAVSRSAKFTTAAQALGLNHTTVSRRIAALEKALGGRVLARATGGWELTDLGAQAVQVAEQVEAVVGTLGAAGKAPDPVTGVVRMTATDGFSAYIAAPAVARLRRDHPGLSVEVVTMTRRALQQRSGLDIEVVVGEPQVHRAEAVRLGDYMLGMYASRTYLAEHGTPATVAELNGHPLVYFVDSMLQVDDLDAPRRLVPAMRDGLTSTNVFVHVEATRAGAGIGFLPCFMGDLHGDLVRLLPGEIAELLPYWMVLRPDSLRRPAVAAVVQALREQMAEHRDWLLGKGNSAG